One genomic window of Medicago truncatula cultivar Jemalong A17 chromosome 1, MtrunA17r5.0-ANR, whole genome shotgun sequence includes the following:
- the LOC25484424 gene encoding RING-H2 finger protein ATL16, with translation MDLVNRKYLIHFSSQALGPTSSSSIFHPPHMHHSSTSFPIIAIAIIGILATIFLLVSYYIFVIKCCLNWHRIDLLRRFSPSRRRQDPTTIHSPGIEPRGLDEAVIRLIPVIQFKAEEGNKDSAGSESFCECAVCLNEFQQDEKLRIIPNCSHVFHIDCIDVWLQNNANCPLCRTSISLTSRFHFDQMLTQGPFSSQDQNPTRENLIGGDEDFVVIELSNNNAMESPLPLPRPCPISPSPRKMLDKKGRKKLHKVTSMGDECIDIRATKDEQFSVQPIRRSFSMDSSGDRHFYLAVQEALQQQKRQVNEVNNTIEGSSGGSGRVKKSFFSFGYGSRSRSSSVQPVYLDS, from the coding sequence ATGGATCTTGTAAATAGAAAATACTTGATCCATTTTTCATCACAAGCTCTTGGTCCAACAAGTTCAAGTTCAATTTTTCATCCTCCTCATATGCATCATTCAAGCACAAGTTTTCCAATCATTGCAATTGCTATTATAGGAATATTAGCTACAATTTTCTTGCTTGTTTCCTACTACATCTTTGTGATCAAATGTTGTCTAAATTGGCACCGTATCGATCTTCTACGACGTTTTTCTCCCTCTAGAAGACGACAAGATCCAACAACGATACATTCACCGGGGATAGAGCCTCGTGGTCTAGACGAAGCAGTGATTCGGTTAATACCGGTTATTCAATTCAAAGCAGAAGAAGGAAATAAAGACTCTGCTGGTTCAGAGAGTTTTTGTGAATGTGCTGTTTGTTTGAATGAGTTTCAACAAGATGAAAAACTTAGGATTATACCAAATTGTAGCCATGTTTTTCACATTGATTGCATTGATGTTTGGTTACAAAACAATGCTAATTGTCCACTTTGTAGAACAAGCATTTCATTGACAAGTAGATTCCATTTTGATCAAATGCTTACACAAGGGCCATTTTCATCTCAAGATCAAAATCCAACTAGAGAAAATCTCATTGGTGGTGATGAAGATTTTGTTGTCATTGAATTGAGTAACAATAATGCTATGGAGTCACCATTACCATTACCAAGACCATGTCCTATTAGTCCTTCACCAAGGAAAATGTTGGATAAGAAAGGAAGGAAAAAGTTGCATAAAGTGACAAGTATGGGAGATGAATGTATTGATATTAGAGCAACAAAAGATGAACAATTTTCAGTTCAACCAATTAGAAGATCATTTTCAATGGATTCATCAGGGGATAGACATTTCTATTTAGCAGTTCAAGAAGCTCTGCAGCAACAAAAGAGGCAAGTCAATGAAGTCAACAACACCATTGAAGGGTCTAGTGGTGGAAGTGGAAGAGTCAAGAAATCATTCTTTTCATTTGGATATGGAAGTAGATCTAGAAGTTCTTCTGTTCAACCTGTTTATTTAgattcttga